One Nicotiana tomentosiformis chromosome 4, ASM39032v3, whole genome shotgun sequence genomic window carries:
- the LOC104088456 gene encoding AT-hook motif nuclear-localized protein 17-like, whose amino-acid sequence MKGEYVQLEEKKDHSSNSSRNSMFGKLHPPQNFQQNPSHHHFHHPSFQISRECQNSEEADSTTADKNDALTPQPVSAIAPPPPPPPSSDGATIEVVRRPRGRPPGSKNRPKPPVIITRDAEPSMSPYILEIPIGVDIINSITKFCRTRNMGLCVLNGSGTVTNVTLRQPSTTPVSTVTFHGRFDILSISATIVQPNASVPSNNNGIANGFTISLAGPQGQVVGGGVVGPLVTAGTVYLVAATFNSPSFHKLPVEEELGRNSGGGGGNEGSGRQSPPPHTVVSGGEDSGHPPTTTAPESCGMSMYSCHLPSDVIWAPTARQPPPPPPPY is encoded by the exons ATGAAAGGAGAATATGTACaactagaagaaaagaaagatCATTCTAGTAATAGTAGCAGAAACAGTATGTTTGGTAAACTTCATCCTCCTCAAAACTTTCAGCAAAATCCTTCTCACCACCATTTTCACCACCCATCTTTCCAAATCTCTCGCGAATGCCAAAATTCTGAAGAAGCCGACAGTACTACGGCGGACAAAAACGACGCTTTAACCCCACAGCCTGTTTCCGCCATAGCACCTCCTCCACCGCCGCCGCCTTCCTCCGACGGTGCCACCATCGAGGTTGTCCGCCGTCCACGTGGCCGTCCTCCTGGTTCCAAAAACCGACCTAAACCGCCTGTTATCATTACACGTGATGCTGAACCATCTATGAGCCCTTATATTCTTGAAATTCCAATTGGTGTTGACATAATCAACTCtatcaccaaattttgcagaacaCGGAATATGGGCCTTTGCGTTCTCAACGGTTCAG GTACTGTTACAAATGTTACTCTAAGGCAGCCTTCAACAACGCCAGTTTCAACAGTTACTTTTCATGGTAGATTTGATATACTCTCAATTTCAGCTACAATTGTTCAACCAAATGCGAGTGTTCCATCAAATAACAATGGGATAGCAAATGGGTTCACAATTTCATTGGCGGGTCCACAAGGTCAAGTGGTGGGTGGGGGTGTAGTTGGGCCACTTGTAACTGCAGGAACTGTGTACTTAGTAGCTGCAACTTTTAACAGCCCATCTTTTCATAAGTTACCTGTTGAGGAGGAATTAGGTAGGAATTCTGGTGGTGGTGGAGGAAATGAGGGTAGTGGCCGTCAGTCGCCGCCGCCGCATACGGTGGTTTCCGGCGGAGAAGATAGTGGACATCCACCGACTACGACGGCGCCGGAATCTTGTGGGATGTCTATGTATAGTTGTCATTTGCCGTCGGATGTGATATGGGCACCTACGGCTAGACAACCACCACCTCCTCCACCACCTTACTGA